The sequence below is a genomic window from Ochotona princeps isolate mOchPri1 unplaced genomic scaffold, mOchPri1.hap1 HAP1_SCAFFOLD_4662, whole genome shotgun sequence.
CTACCATATCGGGCACCCCTTCTCTAGCTTAGCTGTCGGCTGTCCATCACCCCTTCTCCCCGCCTCCCCCAGTCTGATCTGtgctttttctcttcttaaaGTGGGGAGCaacgggggaggggaggagccgtCCCACTCGCACCCCCTGCCACCCTGGTCCTCTCCTAACTGCTCCCCAGCCCCGGGAGGAGcggccaggcctggggtggggggccccCCGGGGAGGCGATTCAACCTGTGTGCCGCGAAAGAAAGACTTCCTCTTGAAGAGTGTGCTGTTGTAAACATATTTGAAAACTATTACCAAtaaagttttgtttaaaaaaaaaagtgtcgcTGGCGTTCCCGACTTCTGGTCACCCACCCACATGTCCCTGGACGCGAGgcttggggaggaggggggccctcggaatcccccccaccccccagcaggcAGGCTGATGGGGAACTGGCCGGGAATCCACGGAAAACCGGGGTTCGCCGGAATCGCGCCCCTCCTCCTCGCCCAGCACGCGAACCGTGCCCTTTGACCCCAGGTACGGGGTCCCCAAAGCTGCGGGCGGCCCCTGTGCGTCCAGCCCGGGTCCGAGAGGGCGCTCTCGGCGGAGGCGGGAGCCGACGCGCCGGGAGGCCGAGCGGCCGCGGGGGCGGAAGCGGAGGGCGGGGAGCCGGTGCGCgccccctccccgcaccctcggcgtggggcgggggcggcggcTGAGCGCGCAGCGGCCCCGGCCGGGCGAGTTCCCGGTAAGTGCGGTCCCGAGAGCGGAGCGCGCCGGGGAAGGCGTGGAGAGGGGGGCTGGGCGCCGGGGACGTCTGGGTCCCGCGCCCAATGGCTGGAGGGCGGCCGagcgccgcccgccgcccgcccgccccctctcccctccccctcccccggcgctccccgcccccgccccggcgCCAACTCCGCGGCGCCTCCTTAAAAAGCGCGCGGGAGTTGTAAGGGGGGGCCGGAGCGAGTCGGAGTGAGCGCGAGAGcgcagggtaaaaaaaaaaaaaaaaaaaaaaaaaaaaaattaaaaaaaaaaaagggggcggGCGGGGGGCCCCGGGCTCCACCTTAAAAGCGGGCgcgtgggggtgggaggaaggcgggcggcggggaggaggaggaggagggagggagggagggaaggaaggggggcCGGAGTGTCCCGGGCGCAGGGCGCGcgtgcggcggcggcggcggcggggagggGCTGGCCGCGCCGCGCTCCCCTCCTCCCGCGCAGCCCCGGCCCCGCGCGCGCCCAGCACAAGCGgctctgtgtgtgcgtgcgtgcgagcgagcgagtgagtgagtgtgtgcctattttttttctcttttctttctctctctctctcagtttttttttttttttttgcctctctcgctctcttttttttgcaaagaaaCAGCAGCGCCGCCGCCGCTCCGCCGAGGCGCTGCGCCCCCCGGGGGGGGAGGCGGAGGAGGCGGGCAGCGGCGgagggaggggagccggggagggGGGCGCCGCGCTGGGAGGGAGGCAGCGCGCACGGTGCAGCCGGGCCGGGCGGGAGGCATGGCGGGGCCCCCGGCCCTACCCCCGCCGGAGACGGCGGCCGCCGCCACCACGGCGGCCGCCACCTCGTCGTCCGCCGCTTCCCCGCACTACCAAGAGTGGATCCTGGACACCATCGACTCGCTGCGCTCGCGCAAGGCGCGGCCGGACCTGGAGCGCATCTGCCGGATGGTGCGGCGGCGGCACGGCCCGGAGCCGGAGCGCACGCGCGCCGAGCTCGAGAAACTGATCCAGCAGCGCGCCGTGCTCCGGGTCAGCTACAAGGGGAGCATCTCGTACCGCAACGCGGCGCGTGTCCAGCCGCCCCGCCGCGGAGCCACCCCGCCGGCCCCGCCGCGCGCCCCCCGCGGGggccccgctgctgccgccgcagccgccgccgcgccgccgcccacgcccgccccgccgccgccgccgcccgcgcccgTCGCCGCCGCCCCGGCCAGGGCGCCCcgcgccgctgccgccgccacaGCGCCCCCCTCGCCCGGCCCCGCGCAACCGGGCCCCCGCGCGCAGCGGGCCGCGCCCCtggccgcgccgccgccgccaccgccgcctgCGCCCGCCGCTCCCCCGGCGGTGGCCGGCCCGCGCCGCGCCCCGCCGCCCGCCGTCGCCGCCCGGGAGCCGCCGCTGCCTCCGCCGCCGCCACAGCCGCCGGCgccgccacagcagcagcagcagcagcctccgccgccgccgccgcagcctcAGCCGCCGGAGGGGGGCGCGGCGCGGGCCGGCGGCCCGGCGCGGCCCGTGAGCCTGCGGGAAGTCGTGCGCTACCTCgggggcagcggcggcggcgccaGCGGTCGCCTGACCCGCGGCCGCGTGCAGGGGCTGTTGGAGGAAGAAGCAGCGGCACGGGGCCGCCTGGAGCGCACCCGC
It includes:
- the LOC131479146 gene encoding sterile alpha motif domain-containing protein 1-like; the encoded protein is MAGPPALPPPETAAAATTAAATSSSAASPHYQEWILDTIDSLRSRKARPDLERICRMVRRRHGPEPERTRAELEKLIQQRAVLRVSYKGSISYRNAARVQPPRRGATPPAPPRAPRGGPAAAAAAAAAPPPTPAPPPPPPAPVAAAPARAPRAAAAATAPPSPGPAQPGPRAQRAAPLAAPPPPPPPAPAAPPAVAGPRRAPPPAVAAREPPLPPPPPQPPAPPQQQQQQPPPPPPQPQPPEGGAARAGGPARPVSLREVVRYLGGSGGGASGRLTRGRVQGLLEEEAAARGRLERTRLGALALPRGDRPGRAPPAANARAARSKRGGDERGLEKDEEEEDDDEDDEDEDDDVSEGSEVPELDRPAGAQHQQLNGERGPQSAKDRAKEWSPCGPHPGQEEGRAPAAGTGTRQVFSMAALSKEGGSASVATGPDSPSPVPLPPGKPALPGAEGTPFGCAVGRKEKPADPVEWTVMDVVEYFTEAGFPEQATAFQEQEIDGKSLLLMQRTDVLTGLSIRLGPALKIYEHHIKVLQQGHFEDDDPDGFLG